Proteins encoded in a region of the Tripterygium wilfordii isolate XIE 37 chromosome 21, ASM1340144v1, whole genome shotgun sequence genome:
- the LOC119989795 gene encoding NAC transcription factor 25-like, translating to MESTDSSSGSQHHPNLPPGFRFHPTDEELAVHYLKKKAASAPLPVSIIADVDLYKFDPWELPSKATFGEHEWYFFSPRDRKYPNGARPNRAATSGYWKATGTDKPILTSNGTQKVGVKKALVFYGGKPPKGIKTNWIMHEYRLVDKSPSSKPAPPDLGNNKKGLLRLDDWVLCRIYKKNNAQRPMDGDRDDSAECMLAALPTCSTDRQTKNSSLSTASYGSLFDNEDNIFGGMLTGGGDQGIQNSTTVSQLASSSVSRPNMSMINSAAANVAKRSIASQYWNETKRFHGDLNNCGGTTGNEENNSFVSLLNQIPQSSNGFHANTFLGSLGDGALTPQFNLTTMNWNS from the exons ATGGAGAGCACCGATTCCTCCTCCGGGTCGCAACACCACCCGAACCTCCCACCGGGTTTCCGGTTCCACCCGACCGATGAAGAGCTTGCCGTTCACTACCTCAAAAAGAAAGCCGCCTCCGCTCCTCTACCCGTCAGCATCATTGCCGACGTTGATCTCTATAAATTCGATCCATGGGAGCTCCCAA GTAAGGCCACCTTTGGGGAGCACGAGTGGTATTTTTTCAGTCCAAGAGACCGCAAGTACCCGAACGGTGCGAGACCGAATCGGGCTGCGACGTCCGGGTACTGGAAAGCAACTGGTACCGATAAGCCTATATTGACATCAAATGGTACACAGAAGGTCGGTGTGAAGAAGGCACTGGTTTTCTATGGTGGTAAACCCCCAAAAGGGATTAAAACCAATTGGATTATGCATGAATACCGCCTAGTCGACAAAAGTCCTAGCTCAAAACCTGCACCTCCTGATTTGGGCAACAACAAGAAAGGCTTATTGAGG CTTGATGATTGGGTTCTATGCCGGATTTACAAGAAGAACAACGCACAAAGACCAATGGATGGTGACAGAGATGATTCTGCGGAGTGTATGCTTGCAGCGCTGCCTACTTGTAGCACTGATAGACAGACAAAGAATAGTAGTCTTAGTACTGCAAGTTATGGTTCATTGTTTGATAATGAAGATAATATCTTTGGAGGAATGTTAACAGGAGGAGGAGATCAAGGAATTCAAAATAGCACCACTGTCTCACAATTAGCCTCTTCATCAGTGTCTAGGCCTAATATGTCCATGATTAATTCAGCCGCCGCGAATGTGGCTAAACGCTCAATTGCGTCACAGTACTGGAATGAAACTAAGCGATTCCATGGTGATCTTAACAATTGTGGTGGCACTACTGGGAATGAAGAGAATAACAGTTTTGTTTCTTTGCTTAATCAGATTCCACAGAGCAGTAATGGCTTTCATGCGAATACATTTCTTGGGTCTCTTGGTGATGGTGCGTTGACACCACAGTTTAACCTTACCACCATGAATTGGAACTCATAG